ATGGCTGCTGAGATTGATCAAGAAGAGTCGCGCAAAAAGAAGGCCATGGCAGCTGCTGCCCCTAGTCCGTCTAGCTCTCAAGGTCCGGTGGTTTCTCAAGGCGTGAAGGTGGACGACCGTCTGTGGACATCAAAATACGCACCGACGTCGATCAACATGATTTGCGGCAATAAGGCGGCCGTCGAGAAACTCCAGAACTGGCTCCGTGACTGGAGAAAGAATGCGAAAACGAACTTTAGCCGTCCCGGAAAAGATGGTTCTGGTAAATATCGCTCTGTCATGATCCATGGACCCCCAGGAATTGGTAAGACTACTGCGGCACATCTGGTGGCCAAGCTTGAAGGTTACGATGTTATGGAGACAAACGCAAGTGACACCAGAAGCAAGAAACTTGTGGAGAATGGTCTGGTTGGCGTCCTGGACACTACATCTCTCCAGGGGTATTTCTCAGGCGCTGGCAAAAAGGTCGAGAGTGAGAAAAAGAACATGGTACTAATCATGGACGAGGTGGATGGAATGTCGGCCGGAGATCGAGGTGGTGTCGGGGCCATGGCTGCCGTTGCGAAGAAGACGCAAATTCCTCTCATTCTCATTTGTAACGAGCGAAGGCTTCCGAAAATGAAGCCATTCGACCACGTCACGTATGAGATTCCTTTCAGGCGCCCGACAGCTGACCAGATCAGAGCTAGGTTGTCTACGATCTGCTTCAGAGAAGGCTTGAAGATCCCACCACCAGTTTTGGATAGTCTGATCGAAGGTACTCATGCCGATATCCGTCAAGTCATTAACATGCTTTCGACCGTGAAACTTGATCAAAAGAACTTGGACTATGACACGGGCAAGGAGATGTCTAAAGCATGGGAGAAGCATGTGATTTTGAAGCCGTGGGATATTGTTGGCAAAATCTTGAATGCTCAGATGTTTTCCCCTAGTTCAAAGTCCACCTTGAACGACAAGATTGAGCTCTATTTCAACGACCACGAGttcagttatcttatgcttCAGGAGAACTACCTGAAGACGAGACCAGTATTGGCCAACAATTATCATGGCAAGGAGCAGAAACTGAAGATGCTTGAACTTGCCGATAATGCAGCTTCTAGCATCAGTGATGGCGACCTTGTTGACAGAATGATCCACGGCACGCAGCAGCAATGGAGCTTAATGCCAACGCATGCTGCCTTCAGTTTCGTTCGTCCGGCTAGCTTCTCCTACGGAAACATGATGGAGCGCCCCGGGTTTACCAGCTGGCTGGGGCAGAACAGCAAGCAAGGTatgatttttcttttctatctgATTTGGGCCGGTTTTTATTAATTCAGGGATTCAGGGAAAATGTCACGTTATGTTAAAGAAATTCAGGGCCACATGCGGCTACGTTCTTCTGGCGATCGGGATGAGATCCGACAACAATACATGCCGTTGGTCTGGGAGAAGCTCGTCCGCCGGCTGCAGAACGAGGGCAAAGATAGCGTGGAGGAAGTTATCGATTTCATGGACAGTTACTTCCTGACCCGCGAGGACTGGGATGCCCTGCTTGAGCTTGGGCTTGGACCAATGGATGAATCTACCGTCAAGCTGGAAACCCAGACCAAAGCTGCATTCACACGTGTCTACAACCAGCGCTCGCATCCTCTGCCATTCATGAAGGCCAGCAACGTCGTGGCACCGAAGAAAACGCCCAAGGAGAAGCCAGACATTGAAGACGCGATTGATGAGtcagacgaggaggaagtgGTCGAGGAGGAGTCGAAGGAacaagacgaggaggaagaactgGATCTGAAGAAGGATAAGTATGTCAGCTTGCCTAAGAAGGCTGCGGCCggcaaaggaaagaagggcAAACAGAAGGCTGCAGATGATGACGTGGAGGAGAAACCGAAGAAAGGGAAAGCCCGCAAGCCTAAAGCTAAGGCTTGATTTTCTTGATATTGTTTGACTGTTAGTTTTGGCATCTTTAGTGCCTTGGGAGCTTTTGCTTCAGTTGCATACGTGAATGTCCTTTGAGCGAGGGCTTATTGGTGTATTTATATGGTCCCTATATGTACAAGATTTCTTACAGAAACTATAACCCTAGATAATGCATATCAATTGAATGTTTTACGAATGAGTGAGGCCCATGGTCCCTTCCATGTAATTGTTTGTTGTAATATATTCTTGGAGCCTGAACTGACGTATCGTGAGCAACACAACACGGAATGAAATATCGGTCATATCTACAAACACCCCATCTCCAAACGCGGCTTGTCAGACGGTTTATCCATTACTGGAGGAAAATCTACATCAAGAATCGGCTCCCCAACATCCCTCATGTTAGCGAGTATGCTCTGCCGATGATGCCATCGAACGCATTGATCCGAGACATGATCGGGGTTGGCAGGATCTCAGCAGACCGGGCCCAGCACACGGCCATCGATATCATCTTCGTCCGGAGCGAAGGAGATAATCTTAGCCATCCTATATCATTTCAGTATGTCTGGGACAGGAAATTGGTTCTCCAGGGGTACAAACGTCAGGATTTATAGAAAAGAGATACTGGTTGAACGCGGCATGTAGCTCACGTTTCAGGAGTTGTCCGTTCTGGCAGAGTTCATGTTTGAGATACTAGAGTAGCCCAGTTCATTCCAAGTGTTCTGAAGCTCTAGAGGGAAGATGGGCTGCTTCTAATGAAGTCCACATGCCCGACCTTGCTAGTTTATCCCCTCGACCGGAAACTACACATTTCCCGTCTGTTTCGGACTCCATCTCGAAAGGGATTCTCCTGGTTTGAATTGGAGTAACTCAACAGCCGATAGAACCACTTTTCGGTTGTGACTACGATCTTTTCTAGATAGATAGTAGTCACCAGGATTATATATCAGGAAACCCGTACTTTGGCTTACGATATCATAATCTCCTGGGGTAACCATGCTGTTGCTTGGTGTGATAGTCGTGTCAGAGGCCCTTTGTCTGATAAAGAAATTGTTGTTTATAAATAGAATACTTCTGAGTATCATGCAAATAAGCATATGTGATCGAACTCGCCTGGTGAACGCCCCCAATGTAGTTTTGAGTTGCGGCATCATGAAATTGCACATTGCGCTATGAGTAGCGGGCAGAGTGGACTTCCGACATAATTGGACCTAAGTTGTAAATacttgatgaagaagattcaTATTTGCCAGTTGTATGCTCCCCGGTGCGGAATAAACAAAGTGGCCGCCAGAGTACTATGACAGAAACTGTTGACCCGGAGAGCGCTGGCATGGGAAACAACCTCTCTTTTCAAAACAGGGAGTTGTACACTAAGGGAGAAGGGTCTTAGGCTCTCAGCATTAGGGCTTCAGGTCTGTCTCACGTGGCTAAGTCCGCCGCCGCAGTGACGATCATCTCACTTCTCCGAACTGCCTCAACTGGCGGTGGTGCTTTACATACTCTCTACACTCCTTTCGATATCAGGCTGGTCCTGGTAAATACAGAATCACTCCTTTCTTGTATCTCGaatttattttttttatcGTGTACAGTGGGCGTTCGCCATTCACTCTCTTGCAGCCTCGGAAGACCATGCCCTCCACGCACTGACGGTGGGCTGTCTATCGCATCAATAGAGATCGGCCCATTCCTGAGTACTAGATCACCTCCTCTTATTTATATATCCTCTGAGGCCTATTTTTATACCAACCGGAAAGATGTCGCTCCTTCATAACGAAGAGTATGTCCAGCGCGCGCACCCCtcctttctcccccctcttgCCGACTCCGGAGTACTAACGAAGGCATTTTGAAACAGTTTCGCCATCTGGCAGCTCCGAACCTCGTACCTGTCCACAATCAAAGACGGTATCGGAGACCGTCTAATCAGTGTCAACAATTCCGTCCTCAACACGCCCGGTTTCCGCGCGGCGGGCTGGTCTTCCGCGAACCCCTACACCCAAACGGCCGCCGCCCATATCAAGCGGACGTATTCCCCGCCGATTCCTACGACCACTGCGGTTTCCGGAGACTATTATCGGTTTGGTGGGAATAAAGAATTGGCTGATGGCGGGTTGggagaggaaggggaggatgaggaagggGGTATGGTGACAGGCAAGAGCAGTGCGGAGGTGACTGGCCGGAGACATCATGGGCGACATGGGAAGAAGCCTCGTCGGAGGGAGCGGCAGCAACAAGATCAACGGATCGCTGAGGAGGATGATAGCAGTGACTTGAGTGATGatagtgatgatgatggggaAAGCTCGAGAAGGTCAGTTAGGAATCAGTTGTGTGTTGAGGTTCTAACTTGGATGCAGGACTAGCCAACCGATTAGCTTTTCTAAAGTGCCGATACGGACACGAGCCGGTTCCTCTCCGATACGTTCGCACGATCGAAATGAGCGGCCGGAGCTCATGGTCACTTCGCCCTCACATCCGAATGCCACCAGTCACTACCGCACAGGGTCTCTCGGGACAGCTGTTTCCGTGAAGAATGAACGCCCGCGACGAGATACGACTACGAGCAGCGACTTGTCGTCGGACAATGAAATGGAGTCTTCCGCACTGAAGGGACAGCAGATTCGGTTCTCCTCGCGAAACAGGATAATTGAGCCGCCCGAGCAAGAACATAGAATGAGCAATCGAGATACCATGACGGCTGAAGACTTGAATGAGGAAGCTGAGAATTCGGGCGCGGAATCTGTTGGATCCGGGCTTTCGTCCGATTTCGATGCGACAGCAGGTTCTGCTTCATTGCTTGAAGATGTCGATATCACCGGTAGTCTAGGCTCGTCATCTCCGATCGCATTGATGCATAAGTTGCAAAATACATCGGGGTCCCAAACTGCGTCGCCCAGGAAGCCGAAGACACCAGCACCCGAGTTGCAGGATCTCCCGCCGCCACGGCCCATTAGCCAAGTGAAGCCTGTGAGCTTGCTCACACAGAATCTCCTCGCTCGCAAGAGAGCACCGTCCAACCCTGTGGAGATGTTCGCGACGCTCGCCGGCAAGGGTTTGACTGATGCTCTGAATATCAAGATCTACGTTCCTTTCGCTTCTGATCCGGATGAACCGCTTGACATGCCGCTTGCTCGCGAATCCAAGATCTCCGAACAGCCGGCTCCGGTGATTGTGGCAGAAGCTATTGGGCTTGCTCTTTGGCAGTATGGGAGCGAAGGGCGCCAGCCAGCCATTGAACGCAGCAAGTTGTCCGTCAACCGCTGGACGCTACGGATGGTCGAGGATGGCGAAGTGGAATATGACTTCCCTCCGCTGGGTCGAATGTCACCGATTACAGACTTCACGtcaaacaacaacaatcgGGCAGGTGGCGCGCGAGGGAGGTCGAGAGGCAAGCAGTACGACGAGTTTGCGCTCGTTGAGGCGTCTCAGACAGATTTTGAGGAGAACGAGCGTCTGTATCCCAAGTTCAGCCAAGTTATGTCTGCTGAGGAGAGCAACGAGCCTGCTGCCGCACTTGCTGTGCCGCCAACTCAGCAACCTGCACAGTTCAAGGCACCGCCTGCTCGCTCCAACCCGATCCTGGGTCAGCCATTCTCGTCGGCTTTGAACGATAGTACTCTAACCCCGGCGGACCGTCCAGCAGTACCGGTGTCGCATGCCACGCCTCGCATGGGAGTGGCTAAGACAATAAAAGTGCGATTCATTAACTTGGAGGCCTCTACGCATGTTATGACTCTCAATACAACGACGGATAGCTACattgcagagcttctggacTCCGTCTGCAAGCGATGGGGTCTGGACAAGGGCAACTATCTCCTAAAGGTGATGGGGTCGAATACGGTAGCACCACTCGACCGTACAGTTGAAGCGTTGGGCAATATTACAGAGCTGGATCTGGTCCGGCGACGGTTCGGGGCCGGGCCGCTGACCTTGACGGGATCGCCGCACAGCTCTTCGCCAAATGCGCCGTTACTGATTGACAATGCCGGAAACccgaagaagagcaagaaggcCACTCAACGCATGCTTCACCCGCTGACACAGAAACCGGATCTTGTTGGTGGTTATTACAGACGATACCACGTGTTCCGAAAACAGTCCATGTCATTTACGGCCTCGAATCACCGGACACTCACATTTGACAACGACTACATGCACATCATGCCGCCGGACACTGGCAAGACAGTGTCAGATGCGAAGACACGATCGATCAGCTTCAACGACGTGGTCGGGTGTAAGGTGAGTCGGCGGCATCCGAAGAGTTTCCGGGTGGTGGTGCTTCGGGGGAACGATGCTACGGAACAGAAGCGGTATGATTTTGAGGCGAGGAATGCGCTGGAGGCGGTTGAGATTGTGGACGAGATTAAGAAGAACATGGCGCATTATCGGATTTAGctattttcctttttggatTACTGCATTGTTACTTCGATTATGGGATGGCGGGTTGCTGGAGTTAGTTTTAGAAATGAATTCAAAGCATTAAGACCGTCCAGTATCGTAGAGCACTCCGTAAAGTAGACTATCACTTCGATGACTCGAGCACAAACATGTTTCAGGGTAATGAGCGGATGGTTGTTTCGTGGTCATACTTGAGATGCTCGGGACAAGCGGAGAGGGTTGCCCCCCATAGCGTCATTGTCCAGACGGGAACCGTGGAACTGAGGGATACTCTCATCATCGGAGTGAAATACGCTAGatgtagtagtagtagagatAATGAACGCAGCACTCCATAGAAAAATACTAGTAGTCGTGCATAGCTGGTGAGGGTATTAGTGCCCTGTGGTGACATCAAGGTCTTCCCCACTGTCTGTTCGCTGTCTGTCTGCTCTTTCAGTCGACCTActgtcttctcttctcttcactTCACCACTTAACACATTTTCGGAGCACCTTTTACTTTGTTGTCCTCTGTCCTCCTCTGGCAATTGTCTACTTTGTTTCTTGTCTTtgattcttctcctcttcctctccccccCTCTCTCTCTACTATCCTGTCGACCTGTTCCGTCCATCACCGCTATCTCCCCGGTCCCCTATTCAACGCCCAAATAGGAGCAATTTGGCCAATTGAGAACGCTCCCATGCCGAATCTCGGAGGGCTCTTGAAAAAACGGCGGACCAAGGATTCGCATACACTGTCGAAAGAGGTGCAAGAATCAGGTTGGTTCTTCCTGATATCGTGGCCGTCCACCGCTGCCGAAACACAAACGTCACCCCAAATGCGGCCGGTTTCCCCTCCGCCGCCACATTCCCTCCCTCCTcactctcttttctcctctcgTTTTCTCTTCCCCTCTTTTGTACACGCAGGATTCCATTAAAAATTCTCCGTTGTTTCACTCAATCTCCCTTAGTCAGGCCTTGTCTTCTCTCTCCCGGTGGTGCTAattctctctcctctccctccccccaGGCGCACCCATGCAAGCTACCAACAACCAATCCCACCACCTCTCCCCGGCGACCCAACAGCCGCAGCAGTCGCATGGCACCAGTATCCAGAATCTAGCCAATTTTGCCCAACCAGACGCCAATGAGATTGCCCAGCCGCAAGCCGCGCAGCACCGATCACAACAAGAACATCAGTATAATCTCCATGCCGCGGGTGGacatcagcagcagcaacaattACATCAACCGCAGGCCCAGCAGAACAATCAGCAACATGCgcaccaacaacagcagcaaggcCGGTCAGATCGCGTCACCAAGAACAAGTACTCGCTGGAGGACTTTTCCCTGCAACGTACGCTAGGTACCGGTAGTTTCGGTCGTGTGCATTTGGTGCAGTCGACACATAATCATCGGTTCTATGCCATGAAGGTCTTGAAGAAGGCGCAGGTGGTTAAGATGAAGCAAATCGAGCATACCAATGATGAGCGCAAGATGCTGAGTCGCGCCCGGCACCCGTTCTTGATTACGTTGTGGGGTACATGGCAGGATTCGCGGAATTTGTACATGGTCATGGACTTTGTCGAGGGTGGTGAACTTTTCAGCTTGCTGCGCAAGTCTCAGGTGTGTTCTTTATGTTGTCTGTGGAGCAAGTTGAAACCACAGCTGACCCCAATGCGCAGCGATTCCCCAACCCCGTTGCCAAGTTCTATGCCGCCGAGGTGACTCTTGCGCTGGATTATCTACACTCTCAACAGATCATTTACCGTGACCTCAAGCCGGAAAACCTGTTGCTGGACCGTCATGGTCACTTGAAGATTACCGACTTTGGATTCGCAAAGGAAGTCCCGGATATTACATGGACCCTTTGTGGTACGCCTGATTACCTTGCTCCGGAAGTGGTGTCGTCCAAGGGTTACAACAAATCGGTGGACTGGTGAGTTAACAGGGACTTTGGCCGATTCGATTGTTGCTGACTGGAAGAAGGTGGTCACTGGGTATCTTGATCTTCGAAATGCTGTGCGGGTTTACGCCGTTCTGGGACAGCGGTTCGCCAGTCAAGATCTACGAGAACATTCTCCGCGGAAAGATCAAGTACCCGCCATACCTGCACCCCGATGCCGTTGACCTCCTTTCGCAGCTGGTCACCGCAGACTTAACCAAGCGTCTTGGTAATTTACACGGCGGCTCGGAGGATGTCAAGCGGCATCCGTGGTTCGCGGAGGTGACCTGGGATCGGTTAGCCAGGAAGGATATTGATGCTCCTTACGTGCCACCTATCCGGGGAGGACAGGGCGATGCCAGTCAGTACGACCGGTACCCTGAGGAGACGGAATCATACGGTCTTCCGGGTGATGACCAGTAAGTGCCCTTCTATTCATCTCTTTATTCAACGTCCGCTGACGCATTCTACAGACATGGTCATTTATTCCCTGACTTCTAGTGCTGTGATGAATTATGATGAAATGATAATTCACGTTATAGCAGGATGTCTGTCTGGAACACCGGCATCCTCGTTGGTAACACACAGCCTGGGGACAAAGATGCGAATAAGGAACCGCTACGGTCCTCTTTTTGGAATATATTAGCAACAAAGGGATAAAAGTTGCCGTTGGCTAGCCGGGTTGCTGGTCAATCTTTTCATCGGTTGGGTTTGGTATAGGCCGTTCTGTCGTCCATTGCTGACGTCAAGTATGGTCTTCTTGCTCATTCAGGATATGCGTTTTGTGTTTGACCATCAGCATCATTTTTGTTCTATGCAAGCCTTGTGAATATTCTTCTCATGTGACTCTTATCGCTGCCAATTTCTCGAGTATCTAATTATAAATTCTGGAGTTGTATTCTCGACCTGTGTGACTATATACTACAATGAAACTTGACTAACTTGACATTCACATCGTCTACTCCATACGATAGAGAATATGCAAGTACTATACACGTTTTCATTCACATTCGCATTCACCGTATCGTACAATCTTGAAAATCATCACAAGACAAACAGTCAACCACTCCTCAATTGCACTTCCAATCATACATTATCCATCCTTAATCCCCACCAGTAGCCAACGAGTTCATAGCAATAGTCTCCTGCGACCCATACTTCTTGCTCTCCTTTCCGACCCGCGCAATGTAGCTCTTGCTAGCAACGTTCCACAGCGAAATGTACTTCTCCATACACGTCGACAGACAGCCTTCTTCGGAGGACGAGAGGGTCGAGCCGGGGGCAGGGATGCACTTGTCGAAACAGTGCTCGTTGACTTTCTGTACGGCACAGTTAGCAATTGCGCTGGAATAAAGTGGTTCGTGGGCAGAGAGGTGTGCGCACTCCGATCAATTGCCGGGCGTTGTTCACGGCGGCTTCTTGTTGCAGTTGCTTCATGATGGTGGACTTGATCTCGTCGACGTTGCCGGACGAGCCGGAGCTGGAACCGAAGATGGCCATTGTGTTGGATATTTAGTATTGGTATTCGATAATATGTGAAAAGAGGTGTGGTAAAGTATAGTTGTGGTTGCAGTGATGATGCAAATCTCGGACTCGGGACTGTGGCTAGTGCGGAGCTGCCCTGCCGCGCCACAGACGCCACCCCAGACTCCGATGTGGACACTTGGATGTTTATGGGACATGTCTTGTCGTTTCGTATACATTcactccttcttttctttcgaCGGTTATTTCGCTCTATTGCAGGGCTTCTTCTATTCTTCTGTGGCAAAAGTGTCCCGGTGACATTGACCACTCCTAACCTTGCTATAACAACTACAGCCACTCGGTATACTCTTTACCTAGGTACCGATCTGCCTTGCTACGCCCCCCTCGCGAGCTCGATTCGATTCGCCTACTGTCTGTCTTTCAATTTTCGTTTTTCTCCGGTTTCGACACTATACAATCGCTCAAATACTCTATTCGCAATCGTTTCATCTATATCGTCTACATCGTCTTCTTTCGTTCTGAGTGACGAATATGCTCCTCCCGCGGCTTTCGTCCCTACTCGGTCTGGTGGGCCTGGCCACTGTCCCGCTGGCCAATGCTTATGACGACTCGAATATCAA
This region of Aspergillus chevalieri M1 DNA, chromosome 4, nearly complete sequence genomic DNA includes:
- the pkaC gene encoding cAMP-dependent protein kinase catalytic subunit pkaC (COG:T;~EggNog:ENOG410PHM9;~InterPro:IPR017441,IPR008271,IPR000961,IPR000719, IPR011009;~PFAM:PF07714,PF00069;~go_function: GO:0004672 - protein kinase activity [Evidence IEA];~go_function: GO:0004674 - protein serine/threonine kinase activity [Evidence IEA];~go_function: GO:0005524 - ATP binding [Evidence IEA];~go_process: GO:0006468 - protein phosphorylation [Evidence IEA]), which translates into the protein MPNLGGLLKKRRTKDSHTLSKEVQESGAPMQATNNQSHHLSPATQQPQQSHGTSIQNLANFAQPDANEIAQPQAAQHRSQQEHQYNLHAAGGHQQQQQLHQPQAQQNNQQHAHQQQQQGRSDRVTKNKYSLEDFSLQRTLGTGSFGRVHLVQSTHNHRFYAMKVLKKAQVVKMKQIEHTNDERKMLSRARHPFLITLWGTWQDSRNLYMVMDFVEGGELFSLLRKSQRFPNPVAKFYAAEVTLALDYLHSQQIIYRDLKPENLLLDRHGHLKITDFGFAKEVPDITWTLCGTPDYLAPEVVSSKGYNKSVDWWSLGILIFEMLCGFTPFWDSGSPVKIYENILRGKIKYPPYLHPDAVDLLSQLVTADLTKRLGNLHGGSEDVKRHPWFAEVTWDRLARKDIDAPYVPPIRGGQGDASQYDRYPEETESYGLPGDDQHGHLFPDF
- a CDS encoding Sin1 family protein (COG:T;~EggNog:ENOG410PJR9;~InterPro:IPR031567,IPR031313,IPR011993,IPR008828;~PFAM:PF16979,PF16978;~go_component: GO:0031932 - TORC2 complex [Evidence IEA]); this translates as MSLLHNEDFAIWQLRTSYLSTIKDGIGDRLISVNNSVLNTPGFRAAGWSSANPYTQTAAAHIKRTYSPPIPTTTAVSGDYYRFGGNKELADGGLGEEGEDEEGGMVTGKSSAEVTGRRHHGRHGKKPRRRERQQQDQRIAEEDDSSDLSDDSDDDGESSRRTSQPISFSKVPIRTRAGSSPIRSHDRNERPELMVTSPSHPNATSHYRTGSLGTAVSVKNERPRRDTTTSSDLSSDNEMESSALKGQQIRFSSRNRIIEPPEQEHRMSNRDTMTAEDLNEEAENSGAESVGSGLSSDFDATAGSASLLEDVDITGSLGSSSPIALMHKLQNTSGSQTASPRKPKTPAPELQDLPPPRPISQVKPVSLLTQNLLARKRAPSNPVEMFATLAGKGLTDALNIKIYVPFASDPDEPLDMPLARESKISEQPAPVIVAEAIGLALWQYGSEGRQPAIERSKLSVNRWTLRMVEDGEVEYDFPPLGRMSPITDFTSNNNNRAGGARGRSRGKQYDEFALVEASQTDFEENERLYPKFSQVMSAEESNEPAAALAVPPTQQPAQFKAPPARSNPILGQPFSSALNDSTLTPADRPAVPVSHATPRMGVAKTIKVRFINLEASTHVMTLNTTTDSYIAELLDSVCKRWGLDKGNYLLKVMGSNTVAPLDRTVEALGNITELDLVRRRFGAGPLTLTGSPHSSSPNAPLLIDNAGNPKKSKKATQRMLHPLTQKPDLVGGYYRRYHVFRKQSMSFTASNHRTLTFDNDYMHIMPPDTGKTVSDAKTRSISFNDVVGCKVSRRHPKSFRVVVLRGNDATEQKRYDFEARNALEAVEIVDEIKKNMAHYRI
- the tim13 gene encoding protein translocase subunit TIM13 (BUSCO:EOG09265PJ3;~COG:U;~EggNog:ENOG410PS0T;~InterPro:IPR004217,IPR035427,IPR039238;~PFAM:PF02953;~go_component: GO:0005758 - mitochondrial intermembrane space [Evidence IEA];~go_process: GO:0072321 - chaperone-mediated protein transport [Evidence IEA]) yields the protein MAIFGSSSGSSGNVDEIKSTIMKQLQQEAAVNNARQLIGKVNEHCFDKCIPAPGSTLSSSEEGCLSTCMEKYISLWNVASKSYIARVGKESKKYGSQETIAMNSLATGGD
- a CDS encoding replication factor C subunit 1 (BUSCO:EOG09261NW2;~COG:L;~EggNog:ENOG410PH5D;~InterPro:IPR036420,IPR003959,IPR012178,IPR001357, IPR027417,IPR003593,IPR013725,IPR008921;~PFAM:PF00533,PF00004,PF08519;~go_component: GO:0005663 - DNA replication factor C complex [Evidence IEA];~go_function: GO:0003677 - DNA binding [Evidence IEA];~go_function: GO:0003689 - DNA clamp loader activity [Evidence IEA];~go_function: GO:0005524 - ATP binding [Evidence IEA];~go_function: GO:0016887 - ATPase activity [Evidence IEA];~go_process: GO:0006260 - DNA replication [Evidence IEA];~go_process: GO:0006281 - DNA repair [Evidence IEA]) — translated: MPTDIRSFFGKPSQGSDSSPAKPPAKREDSTATRKKRSRKVVDDSDDEDVVETKAPTPKAKAPTKPKPEPAKGEPTSTSDYFASSKKRGRSAKTSNESPTTTLTTNEPPASDRKTGSPQKAKESPVVEVSIKPANRASREATKKEKAIDDDNEGFGGDDIFATEYGKSGKGDDDYVQADSDNDSDLEELAVRPATAASGKTARGKKAPSAEEDDDVVMEDIPKSSSKASKSAAERPGRKRKSEALDEAEEDQDGAKKKKAPTPSTKKPKASPTKQAQPESKEIQDIFDSIPTIKPPSPPPKSDEKKKFNFAAQAQRSRTPPGGGSAELPEGAENCLAGLSFVFTGVLEMIGREEGQNLVKKYGGKVTGAPSSKTSYVVLGSDAGPSKLATIQKHKLKTINEEGLFELIRRLPANGGDGKAAEKHEAKRKADEEKIRAMAAEIDQEESRKKKAMAAAAPSPSSSQGPVVSQGVKVDDRLWTSKYAPTSINMICGNKAAVEKLQNWLRDWRKNAKTNFSRPGKDGSGKYRSVMIHGPPGIGKTTAAHLVAKLEGYDVMETNASDTRSKKLVENGLVGVLDTTSLQGYFSGAGKKVESEKKNMVLIMDEVDGMSAGDRGGVGAMAAVAKKTQIPLILICNERRLPKMKPFDHVTYEIPFRRPTADQIRARLSTICFREGLKIPPPVLDSLIEGTHADIRQVINMLSTVKLDQKNLDYDTGKEMSKAWEKHVILKPWDIVGKILNAQMFSPSSKSTLNDKIELYFNDHEFSYLMLQENYLKTRPVLANNYHGKEQKLKMLELADNAASSISDGDLVDRMIHGTQQQWSLMPTHAAFSFVRPASFSYGNMMERPGFTSWLGQNSKQGKMSRYVKEIQGHMRLRSSGDRDEIRQQYMPLVWEKLVRRLQNEGKDSVEEVIDFMDSYFLTREDWDALLELGLGPMDESTVKLETQTKAAFTRVYNQRSHPLPFMKASNVVAPKKTPKEKPDIEDAIDESDEEEVVEEESKEQDEEEELDLKKDKYVSLPKKAAAGKGKKGKQKAADDDVEEKPKKGKARKPKAKA